A single window of Rhizobium sp. SL42 DNA harbors:
- a CDS encoding cytochrome b/b6 domain-containing protein — protein sequence MGGVERNASTDTNGRPEWPPMVKVWDPIVRLFHWALVGLFTFSFLTGDEWKDAHVISGYMIGGLVAIRLIWGLIGSEHARFASFIYRPSTIASFIRDSVYIRAKRFIGHNPAGGAMVIALLLMISGIVTTGYLMTTDAYWGVEWVESTHKALVYATLGMILLHVTGVVLASLEHRENLVRAMLTGRKRAE from the coding sequence ATGGGCGGCGTGGAGCGCAATGCTTCCACCGACACGAATGGTCGGCCCGAGTGGCCGCCCATGGTCAAGGTTTGGGATCCGATCGTGCGGCTATTCCACTGGGCTCTGGTGGGGCTGTTTACCTTTTCCTTCCTGACCGGCGACGAGTGGAAGGATGCCCACGTCATTTCAGGCTATATGATCGGTGGTCTCGTTGCCATTCGGCTCATCTGGGGGCTGATCGGCAGCGAGCATGCGCGGTTCGCCAGCTTCATCTACCGTCCGTCTACGATCGCGAGTTTCATCAGAGACTCGGTCTACATACGGGCCAAGCGCTTTATCGGCCACAATCCGGCTGGTGGCGCGATGGTCATCGCACTGCTGCTGATGATCTCCGGGATTGTAACGACCGGCTACCTGATGACGACGGATGCTTATTGGGGTGTCGAATGGGTCGAGAGCACGCACAAGGCGCTGGTTTACGCGACCTTGGGCATGATCCTGCTGCATGTCACGGGCGTTGTTCTGGCCAGTCTTGAGCATCGTGAAAATCTTGTGCGGGCGATGCTAACGGGTCGCAAAAGAGCCGAATAG
- a CDS encoding PepSY domain-containing protein yields the protein MMMAGSALALLLTFAAHSPSSADADADNRPWREQENERQRIRDDVARGVTKSLATLRQIVLARVAGQIVSTKPDRDDDRLIYEFRILRDDNRLIEVEVDAASGAILEIENE from the coding sequence ATGATGATGGCAGGGTCGGCCTTGGCACTGTTGCTGACCTTCGCCGCGCATTCGCCATCCAGCGCCGATGCCGATGCCGATAACCGCCCCTGGCGAGAACAGGAAAACGAACGCCAGCGCATCCGGGATGATGTCGCGCGTGGCGTTACCAAGTCACTTGCAACCCTACGGCAGATTGTCCTTGCCCGCGTCGCAGGACAGATCGTCTCGACCAAACCAGACCGTGACGATGACCGACTGATCTATGAGTTTCGCATCCTGCGCGACGACAACCGTCTGATCGAAGTGGAGGTCGATGCAGCCTCCGGTGCCATTCTGGAAATCGAGAACGAGTAA
- a CDS encoding response regulator transcription factor, with protein sequence MRILLIEDDALIARDVIAHLERVGFVVVHERDGESGWFTGDAENFAAVILDLGLPGMDGLTVLKRWRSAARTTPVLILTARGNWQERVEGIDAGADDYLTKPFQMAELLARLRAIIRRSVGQASPVIALGSITIDTRTKAVARDGLPIDLTPLEYRCLTFLAHNPERNVSQAELTEQLYSQDFDRDSNSVEVLVGRLRRKLGRDVITTRRGYGYRIGGDQA encoded by the coding sequence ATGCGGATCCTGCTCATCGAAGACGACGCACTGATTGCTCGCGACGTGATTGCGCATCTGGAGCGCGTCGGCTTTGTCGTCGTTCATGAAAGGGATGGTGAATCGGGCTGGTTCACCGGCGACGCAGAGAATTTCGCCGCCGTGATCCTTGATCTCGGGCTTCCCGGCATGGACGGACTGACCGTGCTCAAACGCTGGCGCAGTGCTGCAAGAACGACACCCGTGCTCATCTTGACCGCCCGCGGCAACTGGCAGGAGCGCGTCGAGGGCATCGATGCGGGCGCCGATGACTATCTGACCAAGCCGTTCCAAATGGCCGAACTTCTGGCGAGGCTGCGCGCCATTATCCGCCGCAGTGTCGGGCAGGCCAGTCCTGTCATCGCCCTCGGCAGCATTACCATCGACACTCGAACCAAGGCAGTCGCACGCGACGGCCTGCCGATCGACCTGACGCCACTTGAATATCGCTGCCTGACATTTCTCGCGCATAACCCGGAACGCAATGTGTCGCAGGCGGAACTGACCGAGCAACTCTACAGCCAGGATTTCGACCGCGATAGCAATTCGGTCGAAGTGCTTGTCGGCCGCCTGCGCCGCAAGCTCGGTCGCGATGTCATCACCACGCGCCGCGGCTATGGTTATCGCATCGGCGGTGATCAGGCATGA
- a CDS encoding DNA alkylation repair protein has translation MAEALKHLIGARNATDIADALSSAWTKFPRDAFLADILPRIESLELMQRGQLIADAMYLHLPRNFAVAAPILMATLPVDRRPGLSGWSLLAFNQYIAAHGLDHVEISLDLLKALTPHFTAEFGIRPFIHREQTKALSIIGQWADDPNHHVRRLASEGTRPRLPWAMRLPALVKDPAPLLPILTALIDDPEDYVRRSVANSLNDIAKDHQDLVADFVGRHHKGASAERLWLLRHASRTLLKKGHATALANFGFARIDGIEANLRLAAQQVSFPGVLDFSVSLSNKTGQSQSLMFDYAIHHQKKDGTLSPKIFKAKSLTLAAGQSMTFERRHAFRPITTRVYHPGEHRLEILVNGTSLALETFILTASGGSADTDAAQ, from the coding sequence ATGGCTGAAGCACTCAAACACCTGATCGGCGCACGAAACGCAACGGACATCGCCGATGCCCTGTCGAGCGCCTGGACAAAATTCCCGCGCGACGCATTCCTCGCCGATATCCTGCCGCGCATCGAAAGCCTGGAACTCATGCAGCGTGGCCAGTTGATCGCCGACGCCATGTACCTGCATCTGCCCCGGAATTTTGCCGTGGCGGCGCCGATCCTGATGGCTACGCTGCCGGTTGACCGGAGGCCCGGCCTTTCCGGCTGGTCGCTGCTTGCCTTCAACCAGTATATTGCCGCCCATGGTCTGGACCACGTGGAGATATCCCTTGATCTCCTGAAGGCGCTGACGCCGCATTTCACCGCCGAGTTCGGCATCCGGCCTTTCATCCACCGCGAACAGACAAAAGCGCTCTCCATAATCGGTCAATGGGCGGACGATCCGAACCACCATGTCCGCCGCCTTGCCAGCGAAGGCACAAGGCCCCGCCTGCCCTGGGCCATGCGCTTGCCGGCTCTGGTCAAGGATCCTGCCCCTCTCCTGCCGATCCTGACCGCCCTGATCGATGACCCCGAAGACTATGTCCGCCGCTCGGTTGCCAACAGCCTCAACGACATCGCCAAGGATCATCAAGATCTCGTCGCCGATTTTGTCGGGCGCCATCACAAAGGCGCCTCTGCCGAACGGCTCTGGCTGCTCAGGCACGCCTCCCGCACGCTGCTCAAGAAAGGCCACGCAACCGCACTGGCAAATTTCGGCTTCGCCCGGATCGACGGCATCGAGGCGAACCTCCGGCTTGCCGCCCAGCAGGTGAGCTTCCCGGGCGTACTCGATTTCTCCGTCTCGCTCTCCAATAAAACCGGACAATCGCAGTCGCTGATGTTCGACTACGCCATTCATCACCAGAAGAAAGACGGCACGCTGAGCCCCAAGATCTTCAAGGCGAAAAGCCTGACGCTGGCTGCCGGCCAGTCGATGACCTTCGAGCGCCGCCACGCCTTCCGCCCCATCACCACCCGCGTCTACCATCCCGGTGAACACCGGCTGGAAATCCTGGTCAACGGCACCAGCCTTGCTCTGGAAACCTTCATCCTCACGGCATCTGGCGGATCCGCCGATACCGACGCAGCACAATGA
- a CDS encoding PepSY domain-containing protein — protein sequence MKKIVVATLLISASFAGIARAESSTSCDVAKDKWLSEAAMKAKATELGFEVRQIKVENGCYEVYGIKDGNKVEALFNPETGTQVGED from the coding sequence ATGAAAAAGATTGTTGTTGCCACCCTGCTGATCTCAGCTTCGTTTGCCGGCATCGCCCGTGCCGAAAGCAGCACTTCCTGTGATGTCGCCAAGGACAAGTGGTTGAGCGAGGCTGCGATGAAGGCCAAGGCCACCGAGCTTGGTTTCGAGGTTCGCCAAATCAAGGTTGAGAACGGCTGCTACGAAGTCTACGGCATCAAGGACGGCAACAAGGTCGAAGCGCTGTTCAACCCGGAAACCGGCACCCAGGTCGGCGAAGACTGA